AGCGGCGGCAGCGTATGATTCCATATCCAGCGCACCTGCTCCGGTAGATAGAAAGAGTTTTCTCTTTTGTTGAGGGCTGGCTATTATGCGGTCTACTGAGACCATATTGCACTGGTAGATAGCAAAATCTGTGTTTGAGCCTGGTGGAGGAAGTGTCGACAGCAGCCCTGCGTCACTGTGATAGGCGGTCCTATCGGAGTCTGTTGTGATAATTCTGTCTGCTATGACCACATCTCCTACTTTTGCGACCGGGTCGAGCGCCGCTGCAAAGCCTGATGATATTATCCACTGAGCACCGGAGTCGATCAGATTTTCGGCTGCTTTTGCGCAATTATCTTTCCCGATGCCGCTGATGGCTGCGTATACTTCCAGTTGACCTATTAGGCATGCAATATTGCCGTTTCGTATACGCACAACCGATCTCGACTCGGCGAGTACGCGTTCAAGTCCTGCTGCTTCCTCGCGAAGCGCGAAAACTATTCCCAGCTTGCCTTTGGTCCCGAGTTCGGTCAATTATCTCCTCCGAGGGTATACATTCATCAAGGTTGATACCCATTGCATGCCGTTTGAGGAACCACATTGGATAAGAACGAACACATGAACAGACTCAAGATCGAAGCGCTGTCTCTGAAAGATGAGATATGCGGTCCGTCAGTAAATATAGTCTGGGGGGAGGGTGGCCTCGATTCTGCGCTTGCTGTTGTGGGAGAGGCTCCCGCTGTTGATGAAAACCGCATCGGCAGGCCGTTTATCGGCAGAGTGGGGCGTTTTCTGGACCATGATCTTGAAATCGCGGGGATTGAGCGCAGTCGAGTCTATATAACCAATACTCTGAAATGCTGGTCTTTCAAAATGAAAGGCGCGAGGCGGGTAAACCGACCGCCGTCCACTAGAGAGATCGAGGCATGGTCGGATGTGCTATTGCGTGAGGTCGAAATAGTAAATCCGGCGTTTATATTATGCTTAGGGAATATATCGGCAGGCGCATTGATACATAAGCAATTCGTGATGAAAAGAGAGAGGGGAGCCTGGTTTGACGGACCGTTTGGATCACGAGTGATGGCTACATATCACCCGGGTTATGTTGCCAGGTTTGGCGGAATGAACGACGGAGCTGTATTAAAAAAATTCCGCCGCGATTTGAGAGAAGTTGCGGCGGAATTTGCGAAATTTGATATGTAACCCGTTATCGCCCGA
This is a stretch of genomic DNA from Armatimonadota bacterium. It encodes these proteins:
- a CDS encoding uracil-DNA glycosylase, giving the protein MDKNEHMNRLKIEALSLKDEICGPSVNIVWGEGGLDSALAVVGEAPAVDENRIGRPFIGRVGRFLDHDLEIAGIERSRVYITNTLKCWSFKMKGARRVNRPPSTREIEAWSDVLLREVEIVNPAFILCLGNISAGALIHKQFVMKRERGAWFDGPFGSRVMATYHPGYVARFGGMNDGAVLKKFRRDLREVAAEFAKFDM